A portion of the Bacillus thuringiensis genome contains these proteins:
- a CDS encoding SDR family oxidoreductase, with the protein MKYSNLKGGSFVRHALITAGTKGLGKQVTEKLLAKGYSVTVTYHSDITAMEKLKETYKNMEERLQFVQADVTKKEDLHKIVEEAISRFGKIDFLINNAGPYVFERKKLVDYEEDEWNEMIQGNLTAVFHLLKLVVPVMRKQNFGRIINYGFQGADSAPGWIYRSAFAAAKVGLVSLTKTVAYEEAEYGITANMVCPGDIIGDMKEATIQEARQLKEHNTPIGRSGTGEDIARTISFLCEDDSDMITGTIIEVTGAVDVIHRHR; encoded by the coding sequence ATGAAGTATAGCAATTTAAAAGGAGGCAGTTTTGTGAGACACGCGCTCATTACAGCCGGTACGAAAGGTTTAGGAAAGCAAGTAACAGAAAAGTTATTGGCTAAAGGATATTCAGTAACAGTAACGTATCATAGCGATATCACGGCTATGGAAAAGTTGAAAGAAACATATAAAAATATGGAAGAGCGTCTACAATTCGTGCAAGCGGATGTCACGAAAAAGGAAGATTTACATAAAATAGTAGAAGAAGCGATAAGCCGTTTTGGCAAAATTGATTTCTTAATTAATAATGCTGGTCCATATGTATTTGAACGAAAAAAGTTAGTTGATTATGAAGAAGATGAATGGAATGAAATGATTCAGGGAAATTTAACAGCGGTATTTCATTTATTAAAACTTGTCGTTCCGGTCATGAGAAAACAGAACTTTGGCCGTATTATTAATTACGGATTTCAAGGGGCGGATAGTGCACCGGGATGGATTTATCGCTCAGCTTTTGCGGCAGCGAAAGTAGGACTTGTTTCATTAACGAAAACAGTTGCTTATGAAGAAGCGGAGTATGGTATTACTGCGAACATGGTATGTCCTGGTGATATTATTGGCGATATGAAAGAGGCAACTATTCAAGAAGCACGTCAGCTAAAAGAGCATAACACACCGATTGGTAGATCTGGAACAGGTGAAGATATTGCAAGAACCATTTCGTTTTTATGTGAGGACGATTCCGATATGATTACCGGTACAATTATCGAAGTGACTGGTGCAGTGGATGTTATTCATAGACATCGATAG
- a CDS encoding universal stress protein, which yields MNNTYTNILIAVDGSKEAEKAFKKAIQVAKRNNATLTIAHIVDVKAYSAVEAYSRAIAERANLFAEDLLEDYKKTALEAGLEKIETVLEFGNPKSKISKEIAPNHKVDLIMCGATGLNAVERFLIGSVSEHIIRYAKCDVLVVRGDEEQGDL from the coding sequence ATGAATAATACATATACAAATATTTTAATCGCGGTGGATGGTTCTAAAGAAGCAGAAAAAGCCTTTAAAAAAGCAATTCAAGTCGCAAAGCGCAACAATGCAACATTAACAATCGCTCATATCGTTGATGTAAAAGCGTACTCAGCAGTAGAGGCTTATAGCCGTGCAATTGCTGAACGTGCAAATCTATTTGCAGAAGACTTATTAGAAGACTACAAAAAAACTGCGCTTGAAGCTGGTCTTGAAAAAATTGAAACTGTATTAGAATTTGGTAATCCTAAATCTAAAATTTCAAAAGAAATCGCTCCAAACCATAAAGTAGATTTAATTATGTGTGGTGCGACTGGTTTAAATGCGGTTGAACGCTTCCTAATCGGTAGCGTCTCTGAACATATTATTCGCTATGCGAAATGCGATGTCCTTGTTGTTCGTGGTGATGAGGAGCAAGGTGATCTTTAA
- a CDS encoding DUF3139 domain-containing protein produces MKKIVFIIVLLISLIANAKVFLLDKYMYVGEKEKREEAIIATMWHLQDKGYKESDILYIKPAFYSKMDSYGMNVQFKDEPNESYTYRVLKDTKTNKLTVHQDSNEPGGMGGKHQELK; encoded by the coding sequence ATGAAAAAAATAGTGTTTATCATTGTACTGTTAATTAGCTTAATTGCAAATGCTAAAGTGTTTCTTTTGGACAAATATATGTATGTTGGTGAAAAAGAAAAGCGAGAGGAAGCGATTATCGCAACGATGTGGCATTTGCAAGATAAAGGATATAAAGAAAGTGATATTTTATATATAAAACCGGCCTTTTATAGCAAAATGGATTCATATGGTATGAATGTACAGTTTAAAGATGAACCAAATGAATCATATACATATAGAGTTTTAAAAGATACGAAAACAAATAAACTAACTGTACACCAAGATAGCAATGAGCCTGGTGGTATGGGCGGGAAACATCAAGAGCTTAAATGA
- the argH gene encoding argininosuccinate lyase produces the protein MSKLWGGRFTEEAEAWVEEFGASISFDQQLVNQDINGSIAHVTMLAKQGIVTKEEAEKIKIGLQYLLEEAKQNKLHFSVEAEDIHLNIEKMLIEKIGEVGGKLHTGRSRNDQVATDMHLYLKEKVEHIIKATKQLQTVLVHQAENNIETIMPGYTHLQRAQPISFAHHILAYFWMLERDVNRYEDSLKRINISPLGAGALAGTTFPIDREYSAELLGFNGIYENSLDAVSDRDFILEFLSNSSMLMMHLSRFCEELILWSSQEFQFIEMSDQYATGSSIMPQKKNPDMAELIRGKTGRVYGNLFSLLTVMKGLPLAYNKDLQEDKEGMFDTVKTVEGCLHIMAGMLETMTVNKEKMGQAVTQDFSNATEIADYLANKGLPFRQAHEIVGKLVLHCTQKGIYLLDVPLETYQEMSSLFEEDLYEVLSPYAAVKRRNSAGGTGFEQIKNALEKAKGLTKEVIKN, from the coding sequence GTGAGCAAACTTTGGGGCGGACGTTTTACAGAAGAAGCGGAAGCATGGGTTGAAGAGTTCGGAGCATCCATCTCCTTCGATCAACAATTAGTAAATCAAGATATAAACGGGAGTATTGCACACGTAACGATGCTAGCAAAGCAAGGCATCGTTACGAAAGAAGAGGCGGAGAAAATAAAGATAGGTCTTCAATATTTATTAGAAGAAGCGAAACAAAATAAATTGCATTTTTCGGTTGAAGCTGAAGATATTCATTTAAATATTGAAAAGATGTTAATTGAAAAAATCGGTGAAGTAGGAGGGAAACTTCATACAGGCCGAAGTCGTAACGATCAAGTGGCGACAGATATGCATTTGTATTTAAAAGAAAAGGTAGAACATATTATAAAAGCTACAAAACAATTGCAAACTGTTCTTGTTCATCAAGCAGAAAATAATATTGAAACCATTATGCCTGGCTATACGCATTTGCAACGTGCTCAGCCGATTTCATTTGCTCATCATATTCTTGCTTACTTTTGGATGTTAGAGCGTGATGTGAATCGTTATGAAGATTCATTAAAGCGTATTAATATCTCCCCATTAGGAGCAGGAGCGCTAGCTGGGACGACATTCCCGATCGACCGAGAATATAGTGCGGAACTTCTTGGATTTAATGGAATTTATGAAAATAGTTTAGATGCAGTAAGTGATCGTGATTTCATACTAGAGTTTTTAAGTAATTCATCTATGCTTATGATGCACTTATCACGTTTTTGTGAAGAACTTATTTTATGGAGTAGCCAAGAGTTTCAATTTATTGAAATGAGCGATCAATACGCGACAGGAAGCAGCATTATGCCGCAAAAGAAAAATCCGGATATGGCGGAACTAATCCGTGGGAAAACTGGCAGAGTATACGGTAATTTATTCAGTTTACTTACAGTAATGAAAGGATTACCACTCGCTTACAATAAAGACTTACAAGAAGATAAAGAAGGAATGTTTGATACAGTGAAAACAGTAGAAGGATGCCTTCATATTATGGCGGGCATGCTTGAAACGATGACTGTAAACAAAGAAAAAATGGGGCAAGCTGTGACGCAAGATTTCTCCAACGCAACAGAAATTGCCGACTACTTAGCAAACAAAGGACTACCATTCCGTCAAGCTCATGAAATTGTTGGGAAGTTAGTGCTACATTGCACACAAAAAGGAATTTATTTATTAGATGTCCCGCTTGAAACATATCAAGAAATGAGCTCTTTATTTGAAGAAGATTTGTATGAAGTTCTTTCACCATATGCGGCTGTAAAGCGTCGTAATAGTGCTGGTGGGACAGGATTTGAACAAATCAAAAACGCTTTGGAGAAGGCGAAGGGGTTAACGAAAGAAGTTATTAAGAATTGA
- a CDS encoding argininosuccinate synthase, with protein sequence MEKKKVVLAYSGGLDTSVAIKWLQEKNYDIIALCLDLGEGKDLGFVKEKALSVGAIKSYMIDVQEEFANEYALMAMQAHTLYEGKYPLVSALSRPLIAKKLVEIAEQEGATAVAHGCTGKGNDQVRFEVSIQALNPYLEVIAPVREWKWSREEEIAYAKENDVPIPIHLDSPFSIDQNLWGRSNECGILEDPWAAPPEDAYEMTLALEDTPNKPEFVEIGFEAGVPTTLNGTAYSLSELIKTLNALAGKHGVGRIDHVENRLVGIKSREVYECPAAMTLITAHKELEDLTHVKEVAHFKPVIEQKITELIYNGLWFSPLKQALHAFLQETQKNVTGTVRVKLFKGHAIVEGRKSEYSLYDEKLATYTAQDEFNHDAAVGFISLFGLPTKVYSQVNQKKVEA encoded by the coding sequence ATGGAGAAGAAAAAAGTTGTATTAGCATATTCCGGAGGTCTTGATACTTCCGTTGCAATTAAATGGTTACAAGAGAAGAATTATGATATTATCGCACTTTGTTTAGATTTAGGGGAAGGAAAAGACTTAGGGTTTGTGAAAGAAAAGGCACTTTCAGTAGGTGCAATTAAATCATATATGATTGATGTTCAAGAAGAATTCGCGAATGAATATGCATTGATGGCGATGCAAGCACACACATTATACGAAGGGAAATACCCTCTTGTCTCTGCATTATCTCGTCCGCTTATTGCGAAGAAATTAGTAGAAATCGCAGAACAAGAAGGCGCAACTGCAGTTGCACACGGATGTACAGGAAAGGGAAATGATCAAGTTCGTTTTGAAGTTTCTATTCAAGCATTAAATCCTTACTTAGAAGTGATTGCGCCTGTACGCGAATGGAAGTGGTCACGTGAAGAAGAAATTGCATATGCAAAAGAAAATGATGTGCCGATTCCGATTCATTTAGATAGCCCATTTTCAATTGATCAAAACTTATGGGGACGCAGCAACGAATGTGGAATTTTAGAAGATCCATGGGCAGCGCCACCAGAAGATGCATATGAGATGACATTAGCGTTAGAAGATACACCGAATAAACCAGAGTTTGTAGAAATCGGATTTGAAGCAGGCGTACCGACGACTTTAAATGGCACTGCATATTCACTTTCAGAATTAATTAAAACGTTAAATGCGCTTGCTGGAAAACACGGCGTTGGACGTATTGATCACGTAGAAAATCGTCTTGTCGGTATTAAATCTCGTGAAGTATACGAATGTCCAGCAGCAATGACGTTAATCACTGCGCATAAAGAGTTGGAAGATTTAACACACGTAAAAGAAGTAGCGCATTTTAAACCAGTGATTGAACAGAAAATAACAGAACTTATTTATAACGGTTTATGGTTCTCACCTTTAAAACAAGCGCTTCATGCATTTTTACAAGAAACACAAAAGAATGTAACAGGTACAGTGCGTGTAAAATTATTTAAAGGTCATGCGATTGTAGAAGGACGTAAATCTGAATACTCTTTATACGATGAAAAATTAGCAACATATACTGCTCAAGATGAATTTAATCATGATGCAGCAGTTGGATTCATTTCATTATTCGGTTTACCGACGAAAGTATACAGCCAAGTGAATCAAAAGAAGGTGGAAGCGTGA
- a CDS encoding YitT family protein, with protein sequence MRNIQSRQIIKEIFMVLIGSFILAAALYHIHFQNHLTEGGFVGIALFIQNFYDISPSISTVIMDIPIILLCASFLGKKMVGYSFLGSISFGVFYSFMENYSPFTVDLSNNLFIAAVVGGALAGIGLGFILRFGGATGGDDILTIVLSKRTRFTIGQIFFVFDAIVLALSLYYLNWTEIAFTILSIAVQAKTLDLIYYPKTEKTAEKQPVSVPMSKKHATN encoded by the coding sequence ATGAGGAACATCCAAAGTCGGCAAATTATTAAAGAAATTTTTATGGTTTTAATCGGTTCATTTATTTTAGCAGCAGCGCTATATCATATTCACTTTCAAAACCACTTAACAGAAGGTGGATTTGTCGGAATTGCACTATTCATTCAAAACTTTTATGATATTTCACCATCTATTTCAACTGTAATCATGGATATCCCAATTATTTTACTGTGTGCTTCATTTTTAGGTAAAAAAATGGTTGGCTATTCATTCTTAGGTTCAATTTCATTCGGAGTATTTTATTCCTTTATGGAAAATTATTCTCCATTTACGGTAGATTTATCAAATAACTTATTTATAGCTGCAGTAGTTGGCGGTGCGTTAGCTGGTATTGGACTCGGTTTTATATTGCGATTTGGCGGTGCAACCGGTGGAGACGATATTTTAACAATTGTATTAAGTAAACGAACTCGTTTTACAATTGGGCAAATTTTCTTCGTCTTTGACGCGATTGTTCTTGCGCTTTCATTATATTATTTAAATTGGACTGAAATTGCTTTTACTATTCTTTCGATTGCCGTACAGGCCAAAACATTGGATTTAATTTATTATCCAAAAACAGAAAAAACAGCAGAAAAGCAGCCAGTATCTGTTCCAATGTCCAAAAAACATGCAACAAATTAA
- a CDS encoding EcsC family protein, with product MRSKREQAILDNIKEWEAQLVEQEATDFQKVFDKWLHTTVAKLPEKKRKEFFTKADGWLFHLHAFIQSSQAQLDARNRILGTSRLFDESIEQLEDLKALSIDQLTYIAEQQTARHRLYSFVQGGATGAGGLLLLTADFPVMIALNVKAVQLIATSFGHDVNKPYEMMLALKVFHASLLPGRLQQYAWYNLLQELEQEDSFFYEGDEAVLQTASTEVVLKQILKTFSIYALRRKLFQGIPVIGMAIGSTVNYRLTRNVTEFANRFYQVRHIVEKEKRA from the coding sequence ATGCGATCGAAGCGAGAACAAGCCATTTTAGACAATATAAAAGAATGGGAAGCGCAATTAGTTGAGCAAGAAGCGACCGATTTTCAAAAAGTGTTTGATAAATGGTTACATACTACAGTTGCGAAATTACCTGAGAAAAAGCGAAAAGAATTCTTCACGAAAGCAGATGGATGGCTCTTTCATTTGCATGCATTTATTCAAAGTTCACAAGCACAGTTAGATGCACGTAATCGGATTTTAGGAACATCGAGATTATTTGATGAATCGATTGAACAGCTTGAAGATTTGAAAGCATTGTCTATTGATCAGTTAACATACATAGCAGAGCAGCAAACAGCACGTCATCGTCTATATTCATTTGTGCAAGGCGGGGCGACAGGTGCTGGAGGTTTATTATTATTAACGGCGGATTTTCCGGTTATGATCGCGTTAAATGTGAAGGCGGTCCAACTTATTGCAACATCATTTGGGCATGATGTGAACAAGCCATATGAAATGATGCTTGCGTTAAAGGTGTTTCACGCGTCATTACTACCAGGAAGACTTCAGCAATACGCATGGTACAATTTATTGCAAGAGCTGGAACAAGAAGATTCGTTCTTTTATGAAGGAGACGAAGCAGTGTTACAAACAGCTTCTACTGAAGTTGTGTTAAAACAAATTTTGAAGACATTTTCGATTTATGCTCTTCGTCGTAAATTATTCCAAGGTATTCCGGTAATTGGAATGGCAATTGGATCTACAGTGAATTATCGTTTAACAAGAAATGTTACTGAATTTGCAAATAGATTTTATCAAGTGCGCCATATAGTCGAGAAAGAAAAAAGAGCGTAA
- a CDS encoding DUF1796 family putative cysteine peptidase has product MNLSNLKQNYNAVFSLGQNCWPAWALYQLELSPFFGVIDFMLSPSLTKVNLLLQNRFDRFLNFENLSFISFWDDDAKLRLRDNLYEIDSCHDFKTDVNTPTSWPSYTEIKLNYEHRINRFLTTIETAESILFIRTGGTYEEACSLEQILSQIVTHTFSVLLLIPADIPTITQEDWGLQHTCVMKCPIMDVYQYNEAFWKELFDGITVRPHT; this is encoded by the coding sequence ATGAATCTATCCAATCTAAAACAAAATTATAACGCAGTATTCAGCTTAGGACAAAACTGTTGGCCTGCTTGGGCATTATATCAATTAGAATTATCACCATTTTTTGGCGTTATTGATTTTATGCTAAGTCCTTCATTAACGAAAGTAAATTTATTATTACAAAATCGATTTGACCGTTTTTTAAATTTCGAAAATCTATCCTTCATCTCATTTTGGGATGATGATGCCAAATTAAGATTAAGGGACAACCTTTATGAAATTGACTCCTGTCATGACTTTAAAACAGATGTAAACACACCAACTTCTTGGCCTTCTTATACAGAAATTAAGTTAAACTATGAACATCGAATTAATCGTTTTCTAACTACAATTGAAACGGCAGAATCCATATTGTTTATTCGAACTGGAGGAACATATGAAGAAGCATGTTCCCTAGAACAAATTTTATCTCAAATCGTTACACATACATTCTCTGTCCTATTACTAATTCCTGCCGATATACCAACTATCACCCAAGAAGATTGGGGATTACAACATACTTGCGTTATGAAATGTCCTATTATGGATGTATACCAATACAATGAAGCATTTTGGAAAGAGTTATTTGATGGAATTACAGTTAGACCGCACACTTAA
- a CDS encoding NUDIX hydrolase, whose product MYPRAKAFGLAVHQDRLLVQEYHTEGETYYRPLGGSIELGEKSAHTVILEFKEELHTEIEIINYLGCLENVFHLDGGIGHEIIQLYSLRLLDTSLYEMKILNIQDEQTVAYAKWIPITAFIQKEKILYPDGVLKYIQKKKDEIL is encoded by the coding sequence ATGTATCCACGTGCAAAGGCTTTCGGTCTTGCTGTACATCAGGATCGCCTTCTCGTACAAGAATATCATACAGAAGGCGAAACATATTATCGTCCTCTTGGCGGTTCCATTGAACTTGGTGAAAAATCAGCACATACTGTTATTCTGGAGTTTAAAGAAGAGCTTCATACGGAGATAGAAATCATCAATTATTTAGGTTGTTTAGAAAATGTCTTTCATCTAGATGGGGGCATTGGTCATGAAATCATTCAACTATATTCTTTGCGTTTATTGGACACATCACTATATGAAATGAAAATATTAAATATACAAGATGAGCAAACAGTAGCGTATGCGAAATGGATTCCTATTACGGCATTCATTCAGAAAGAAAAAATACTATATCCAGATGGAGTTTTAAAATACATCCAAAAGAAAAAAGACGAAATCCTGTAG
- the ackA gene encoding acetate kinase, translated as MSKIIAINAGSSSLKFQLFEMPSETVLTKGLVERIGLEDSIFTITVDGEKQKEITNIPDHAVAVNMLLKKLTENGIVKSLDEIGGIGHRVVHGGEKFADSVLITDEVLADIEELSDLAPLHNPANVVGIKAFKEVLPNVPAVAVFDTAFHQTMPESAFLYSLPYEYYEKFGIRKYGFHGTSHKYVTERAAELLGRPIESLSLLSCHLGNGASIAAVEGGKSIDTSMGFTPLAGVTMGTRSGNLDPALIPYIMEKTGQTVEEVVNVLNKKSGMLGLTGYSSDLRDIIAKEEEGDHRAKVALDVFVSRIHKYIGSYTARMKGVDAIIFTAGVGENSAIIRERVLEGLEYMGVYFDVKRNNVFGEEAFISFPHSPVKIIVIPTDEEVMIARDVLRLGDIG; from the coding sequence ATGTCAAAAATCATCGCGATTAACGCAGGAAGCTCTTCCTTAAAATTCCAATTATTTGAAATGCCAAGTGAAACAGTATTAACAAAAGGTTTAGTAGAACGTATCGGTTTAGAAGATAGTATCTTCACTATTACTGTAGATGGCGAAAAACAAAAAGAAATTACAAACATTCCAGATCACGCAGTAGCAGTTAATATGCTTCTTAAAAAATTAACTGAAAACGGAATCGTTAAATCTCTAGATGAGATTGGCGGTATCGGTCACCGTGTTGTTCACGGCGGCGAAAAATTTGCTGACTCTGTTTTAATTACTGATGAAGTATTAGCTGATATCGAAGAATTAAGCGATTTAGCACCACTTCATAACCCAGCAAACGTTGTTGGTATTAAAGCATTCAAAGAAGTATTACCAAACGTACCAGCAGTAGCAGTATTCGATACAGCATTCCACCAAACAATGCCGGAATCTGCATTCCTATACAGCTTACCATATGAGTACTATGAAAAATTCGGCATCCGTAAATACGGTTTCCACGGAACTTCTCATAAATATGTAACTGAACGTGCGGCTGAATTATTAGGTCGTCCAATTGAAAGCTTAAGCTTACTTTCTTGTCACTTAGGTAACGGTGCAAGTATCGCAGCAGTAGAAGGCGGTAAATCTATCGATACTTCTATGGGCTTCACTCCACTTGCTGGTGTAACAATGGGTACACGTTCTGGTAACCTTGACCCTGCGTTAATTCCATACATCATGGAAAAAACAGGCCAAACAGTAGAAGAAGTAGTTAACGTATTAAACAAGAAGAGTGGTATGTTAGGTCTTACTGGTTACTCTAGTGACCTACGTGACATCATTGCGAAAGAAGAAGAAGGCGACCACCGTGCGAAAGTAGCACTTGATGTATTCGTAAGCCGTATCCACAAATACATCGGTTCTTACACAGCTCGTATGAAGGGTGTAGACGCAATCATCTTTACAGCTGGTGTAGGTGAGAACAGTGCGATTATTCGTGAGCGTGTATTAGAAGGCCTTGAGTACATGGGCGTATACTTCGATGTAAAACGTAATAACGTATTCGGTGAAGAAGCATTCATCAGCTTCCCACACTCTCCAGTAAAAATTATCGTAATTCCAACTGACGAAGAAGTTATGATTGCTCGTGACGTATTACGTCTTGGAGATATTGGTTAA